Sequence from the Bombus pyrosoma isolate SC7728 linkage group LG3, ASM1482585v1, whole genome shotgun sequence genome:
TATTCTACCAGATTCTCGAGCAGccatatttgattaatttatagtaattcaCAATCTTTCAATCTATTTTGTAATAGGTTATAAATAAGACATTCTTTGATAGTTCTTATATTCCTTTCTCAGCTAGAGGAAATGATATTTGATCCATAAGATCATCCACTTTTGTTTGTAAGGTGTCTAAAATATCGGCAGAGATAAATAAATGTCTCTCATCTAGatcttgaataataaattttcgtccTAAAGCGAATGTCTCATCTAAATGCAAAAGAAATTGCTTCATAGCTGCATCGctataaacataataaatgatttccattaaaatttattacttcatTACAGttacttaaataaaatgtctAAACGAAAAGGAGTTTCTTTTGAAGAAAAACGTATGAGACTGCTTCAtctgttttatgaaaaaaaagaattttttactttaaaagaattagaaaaaatcgCAGCTAAAGAAAAAGGGATTGTTGCACAGGCAGTAAAAGATGTACTTCAAACACTAGTAGATGATGATTTAATAAGATCAGAAAAGATTGGTacttctgtatatttttggGTTTTTCCAGGGTAGGAACAAACTATataattctgttttatataaaaataatattacattaaaaataataataagtaaatatgtTGTGCAGAGAAAATATTACTAAGATAGAACAAAGAATCTCTGAAGCATCAAAAAACATAGTAGAGGCAGAATTTAAACTTAAAAAACT
This genomic interval carries:
- the LOC122566095 gene encoding general transcription factor IIH subunit 5, encoding MVNVTKGILVECDAAMKQFLLHLDETFALGRKFIIQDLDERHLFISADILDTLQTKVDDLMDQISFPLAEKGI
- the LOC122566093 gene encoding meiotic nuclear division protein 1 homolog isoform X2, coding for MSKRKGVSFEEKRMRLLHLFYEKKEFFTLKELEKIAAKEKGIVAQAVKDVLQTLVDDDLIRSEKIGTSVYFWVFPGENITKIEQRISEASKNIVEAEFKLKKLKDACEKEKIGKEDTEERQILLRELEELKAKENQLNKQIAKFSDADPEVIAKLGEKVQKYKEVTNTWTDNIFAIQGWCKNKFDISVECLNKHFNIPDDLDYKE